From Streptomyces sp. SAI-135:
ACGACAACGGCAACTGGTACTCGCTGACCCAGCGCAGTGCGGAGCTGGACTTCTCGAAGGACTTCGGCTGACGCGGGACGTGGCCGCGGCCGACCACACGGTCCGGACCGCGCTGTGGCGGCCCCCGCACGTCCACGCCGATCCGCCGCCGCATGTGCTGGACGACGAGGTCGGGCGGCGGCTCGCGGACCGGGAGAGGCGCCGCCGACTGCGGACTGCGGACTGCGGGGTTTCGGGGTCGACGGGTGGGGGCGGCTCGCCGAGGCGGGGTTCGACCGCGTGCGCCCCGTGGTCGTGGCGTCGACGGGCGTCACCCCGTACCCCGGCACGTCATCCCGTACCCCGGCAGGGGAGCGAACCACCGCTCCTGAGTTTCTTCCGGACCGCCGGCATCCTGACCCCGGCCCGCGCGCCCGGCTTCCGCGGGCAGCCGAGGTCACGGCAGCAGGGGGTAGCTCCCGGTCGCCGTCGGCGCGTGCTCCGGCAGCCACAGCACGGCCACCGCGCCCTCCGCGGGGACCCCCGCCGGTGCCCCGGCCGGACGGATGTTGCGGAAGGTCAGCCGTGCCCCCAGCACCCGCGCCTGACCGGCCGCGATCGTCAGCCCCAGGCCGTGCCCGTGCCCCGCGCGGTCCGCGCTGCCCGTGCGGAAGCGGCTCGGGCCGTCGGCGAGGAGGTCCTCGGGGAAGCCGGGGCCGTGGTCGCGGACGCGGATGACGCGGCCCTCGACGGTGACCTGGATGGGCGGCTTGCCGTGCCGGGCGGCGTTGGCGAGGAGGTTGAACAGCACCCGCTCCAGGCGGCGCGGATCGGTCGTGACCTCCGACTCGTGCACCACGCGGACCTCGATCCCCGGACCCTTGGCCGCCACTCGCCGGGCGACGAACTCACCGAGCAGGATGTCCTGGAGCTCGGCCCGCTCGGAGGCGCCGTCGAGCCGGGCCACCTCCAGGACGTCCTCGACGAGGGTGCGCATGGCCTTCGCCCGGTCCAGGACCAGTTCCGTGGGCCGCCCCGGAGGCAGCAGTTCCGCCGCCGTCAGCAGACCCGTCACCGGGGTCCGCAGCTCGTGCGCGATGTCCGCCGTGACCCGGCGCTCGGCCTCCAGCCGCTGCTGGAGCGCGTCCGCCATGGCGTCCACGGCGCTCGCGAGATCGTCGGTCTCGTCCCGTACGACCCCGCCGATCGCGTCCCGCACCCGGACATCCGTTTCGCCCTTGGCCATCTGGTTCGCGGCGGTCGCCGCCTTCCGCAGCCGCCGGGACAACTGCCCGCCGATGAGCACACCGAGCGCGCTGCCGCCGAGGACCACCGCGATGGAGCCGATCACCAGGGCCTGGTCGAGGTCGTTGAGGATGTCGGTGCTGCGGTCGGTGAACCCGGTGTGCAGCGACAGCACATGCCCGCCCTTGACCGGGACCGCGGCCCAGATGTCCGGCCCCCCGTCGGGCCGGTCGGAGACGTAGGTCGCCCGGCGGCCCTCCTCGACCTTCTCGCGCAGCGCGGGGGGCAGACGGCGGTCGTCGACGGCGATGCTGGGGAAGTTCGGCTTGCCCGTCAGCTCGTAGCTGCGCTGGGCGATCTGGATCCGCTCGTCCGCGAGGTCACGCGCGTTGTCCAGCATCGAGACGCGGGCCGCGTTGTGCACGACCAGGCTCAGCGCGACCGCCACGAGCGCGCCGACCAGCGCGATGGCCGCGCTGAGCTTCCATCTCAGGCCGGTGCGCACCACCACGCGCTCCGACACCGGGCCCCGAAGGATCCCCCGCATGTCCAGGCCCCCCTGCTCAGGCCTTCAACTTGTAGCCGAAGCCGCGGACCGTCTCGATCCGGTCCTGGCCGATCTTCGTCCGCAGCCGCTGCACATGGACGTCGACGACCCGCGTGTCACCGCCCCAGCCGTAGTCCCACACCCGCTCCAGGAGCTTGTCCCGGGACAGGACCGTGCCCGGCGCGGAGGAGAACTCGAGCAGCAGCCGCATCTCGGTCGGGGTGAGCGCCACCGGCTGTCCGCCCTTGCGCACCTCCATGCCCTCGGTGTCGACCTCCAACTCCCCGAAGGTCAGCACACCCCCGGTGTCCGCGTCCGCGTCCCCCTCGCCCCGGTCGGCCCCGCCCGCGTGCCCGAAGCGGCGCAGCACCGCCCGGATCCGGGCGACCAGCACCGCCCCGTCGAACGGCTTGGTCACGTAGTCGTCGGCGCCGGCCTCCAGACCGAGCACCACGTCGATGGAGTCGGCGCGCGCCG
This genomic window contains:
- the cseC gene encoding two-component system sensor histidine kinase CseC yields the protein MRGILRGPVSERVVVRTGLRWKLSAAIALVGALVAVALSLVVHNAARVSMLDNARDLADERIQIAQRSYELTGKPNFPSIAVDDRRLPPALREKVEEGRRATYVSDRPDGGPDIWAAVPVKGGHVLSLHTGFTDRSTDILNDLDQALVIGSIAVVLGGSALGVLIGGQLSRRLRKAATAANQMAKGETDVRVRDAIGGVVRDETDDLASAVDAMADALQQRLEAERRVTADIAHELRTPVTGLLTAAELLPPGRPTELVLDRAKAMRTLVEDVLEVARLDGASERAELQDILLGEFVARRVAAKGPGIEVRVVHESEVTTDPRRLERVLFNLLANAARHGKPPIQVTVEGRVIRVRDHGPGFPEDLLADGPSRFRTGSADRAGHGHGLGLTIAAGQARVLGARLTFRNIRPAGAPAGVPAEGAVAVLWLPEHAPTATGSYPLLP
- the cseB gene encoding two-component system response regulator CseB: MADQTHVLFVEDDDVIREATQLALERDGFAVTAMPDGLSGLEAFRADRPDIALLDVMVPGLDGVSLCRRIRDESTVPVIMLSARADSIDVVLGLEAGADDYVTKPFDGAVLVARIRAVLRRFGHAGGADRGEGDADADTGGVLTFGELEVDTEGMEVRKGGQPVALTPTEMRLLLEFSSAPGTVLSRDKLLERVWDYGWGGDTRVVDVHVQRLRTKIGQDRIETVRGFGYKLKA